The following coding sequences lie in one bacterium genomic window:
- a CDS encoding 4Fe-4S dicluster domain-containing protein, protein MIRILDQAITVVSPEHCKGCSLCVIACPQSCLALRSSFNSRGYHPAHYLGEGCTGCGMCFYACPEPAAITVYKKGAEYSD, encoded by the coding sequence ATGATCCGCATCCTCGACCAGGCCATCACTGTCGTCTCGCCCGAACACTGCAAGGGCTGCAGCCTCTGCGTGATCGCCTGTCCCCAGAGCTGCCTCGCCCTGCGCTCCAGCTTCAACAGCCGCGGCTACCACCCGGCCCACTACCTCGGCGAGGGCTGCACGGGCTGCGGCATGTGCTTCTACGCCTGCCCGGAGCCCGCCGCGATCACGGTCTACAAGAAGGGCGCCGAGTACTCGGACTGA
- a CDS encoding Rrf2 family transcriptional regulator: protein MLYSKAAEYAIRAMVYLSEQPPGELIQLKDVAEKENIPFHFLAKTMQILSRKGLVRSHRGPRGGFCLSRKPEEITLYDIVDPIDHIANYDEICILGIDVCSDEAACPLHDDWTKIRAQIRLTLEGKSLAQMVGKLEEKRRIVAEKGLQ, encoded by the coding sequence GTGCTCTACTCGAAGGCCGCCGAGTACGCAATTCGCGCCATGGTCTATCTGTCCGAGCAGCCCCCGGGCGAGCTCATCCAGCTCAAGGATGTCGCCGAGAAGGAGAACATCCCCTTCCATTTCCTGGCCAAGACGATGCAGATCCTCTCGCGCAAGGGCCTTGTGCGCTCCCACCGCGGCCCGCGGGGGGGCTTCTGCCTCTCGCGCAAGCCGGAGGAGATCACGCTCTACGACATCGTCGACCCCATCGACCACATCGCCAACTACGACGAGATCTGCATTCTGGGCATCGACGTTTGCAGTGACGAGGCGGCCTGCCCTCTGCACGATGACTGGACGAAGATCCGCGCCCAGATCCGTCTGACCCTCGAGGGCAAGAGCCTGGCACAGATGGTCGGGAAGCTCGAGGAGAAGCGCCGGATCGTCGCCGAGAAGGGGTTGCAGTAG
- a CDS encoding FAD:protein FMN transferase → MREHRESSSPSPAPGEAPAAAALTGERGDGVWILRFAAMAGPCEIQLALADGEEATALGRAAAAEAWRIEAKYSRYRADSAVSRINAAGGAPIAVDAETAGLLDLAARCHELSGGLFDVTAGVLRRVWRFDGEGRLPPRAQVKALLPLVGWEKLRWEPPTLTLPAGMEIDLGGLGKEYAVDRCLALIGACTAAPCLVNFGGDLRVSGPRAGERPWRVALEDPARPETPLLRLDLRRGALATSGDSRRFLLHRGRRYAHVLNPHTGWPVSGAPRSVSVAAPSCLEAGLHATLALLHGRRAAAYLAAQGHRHWIVA, encoded by the coding sequence ATGAGGGAGCACAGGGAGTCGTCGTCTCCCAGCCCCGCGCCGGGGGAGGCGCCGGCGGCCGCGGCGCTCACTGGCGAGCGCGGCGATGGCGTCTGGATCCTGCGTTTCGCGGCGATGGCCGGCCCCTGCGAGATCCAGCTCGCGCTGGCCGACGGGGAGGAGGCGACGGCCCTCGGGCGCGCGGCAGCGGCGGAAGCCTGGCGCATCGAAGCCAAGTACAGCCGCTACCGGGCGGACAGCGCCGTCTCGCGGATCAACGCGGCAGGCGGCGCGCCGATCGCCGTGGATGCGGAAACCGCCGGGCTGCTCGACCTTGCCGCCCGCTGCCACGAGTTGAGCGGGGGGCTCTTCGATGTCACGGCCGGCGTGCTGCGCCGGGTCTGGCGCTTCGATGGCGAGGGTCGACTGCCCCCGCGGGCCCAGGTGAAAGCGCTGCTGCCCCTCGTGGGCTGGGAGAAGCTGCGCTGGGAGCCACCCACGCTCACGCTGCCGGCCGGGATGGAGATCGATCTCGGCGGTCTCGGCAAGGAGTACGCGGTCGATCGCTGCCTGGCCCTGATCGGAGCCTGCACGGCGGCGCCCTGCCTCGTCAACTTCGGGGGCGACCTGCGCGTGAGCGGACCGCGGGCCGGCGAGCGGCCCTGGCGCGTCGCGCTCGAGGACCCCGCGCGGCCCGAGACGCCGCTCCTGCGTCTGGATCTGCGCCGCGGTGCGCTCGCGACCAGCGGCGATAGCCGTCGGTTCCTGCTCCACCGCGGCCGCCGCTACGCGCACGTGCTCAACCCGCATACCGGTTGGCCGGTGAGCGGCGCGCCGCGCTCGGTGAGCGTCGCCGCGCCGAGTTGCCTCGAGGCCGGCCTCCACGCGACGCTCGCCCTGCTGCATGGCCGACGCGCCGCGGCCTATCTCGCGGCTCAGGGCCATCGCCACTGGATCGTGGCCTAG
- a CDS encoding SelT/SelW/SelH family protein produces the protein MAAEIQTRFGVTPALLRSAGGVFEVVVNGKTVFSKRALGRFPEDEEIFAAIAAER, from the coding sequence CTGGCGGCCGAGATCCAGACGCGCTTCGGGGTTACGCCTGCACTCCTCCGTTCGGCGGGCGGCGTCTTCGAGGTCGTGGTGAACGGGAAGACCGTGTTCTCCAAGAGAGCGCTCGGGCGCTTTCCTGAGGACGAGGAGATCTTCGCGGCGATCGCCGCCGAGCGCTAG
- a CDS encoding DUF4266 domain-containing protein, translating into MRPFLSPRPAALLVLLITLALAGCSLGTEAWERDLHADPEMALDHDAIDQALDEHIYFSKEASSGGQGFGGGGCGCN; encoded by the coding sequence ATGCGGCCCTTCCTTTCCCCGCGCCCAGCGGCGCTGCTGGTGCTGCTGATCACGCTCGCGCTGGCCGGCTGCAGCCTGGGCACCGAGGCCTGGGAGCGCGATCTGCACGCGGATCCCGAGATGGCGCTCGACCACGACGCCATCGACCAGGCGCTCGACGAGCACATCTACTTCAGCAAGGAGGCCTCCAGCGGCGGCCAGGGCTTCGGAGGTGGCGGCTGTGGCTGCAACTAG
- a CDS encoding copper-translocating P-type ATPase, protein MSCASCVGKVEKALAGIPGVEQVSVNLATAEARVQGRGHLPALGLLEAVHRIGFEADPLLDDEFLHEPPSAIEDPAALRRDLWLALPLAALLMVLGMFGPMDLRWGLVQGILATVVLAWPGRRFFRRAWQLARHRQSAMETLIALGTGAAWLSSWTSLLLGAQQGGHASHLYFESAGVIIALVLLGRSLEGGARDRAADSLRELARLLPERALRVNDEGGEEEVPTGAVRPGDRLRVQAGSKVPVDGSVILGEGALDESMLTGESRQVRRQIGEAVTAGTLLVDGSFEMRVGAVGEQTVLAGILRLVRDAQASKAPVQRLADRVAGIFVPIVLGLALLTVLLHFAIAPELGAVQILMRGVAVLIIACPCALGLATPTAILVGSGLAARHGILFREAASLERLQAVRILAMDKTGTITRGRPQVARFLPVGTEPREQLLRFVAAAESAVSHPIAQALRDYCRERSEGTAFALAVVSRPGGGLRAEISGKQLVVGAPWFLESEGIDLSESGELLGELEESGLTPVLAALEGRLEAAFGLEDALRPEVPALVAQLKALGIEPLLLSGDRPEAVRRAAAQAGIERFAAGLRPDQKARRLREASPEGIGVAMLGDGVNDAPALAAAEVGIALASGSDLAMASAPVTLVHGHLGRVLDAFRLSARTLRTIRENLFWAFVYNVLAIPLAAFGVLNPMIAAAAMAASSLFVVSNSLRLRAFSFGKGR, encoded by the coding sequence ATGAGTTGCGCCTCCTGCGTCGGCAAGGTGGAGAAGGCGCTGGCCGGCATTCCGGGCGTGGAACAGGTGAGCGTCAACCTGGCGACGGCCGAGGCCCGGGTCCAGGGACGGGGCCACCTGCCCGCCCTGGGGCTGCTCGAGGCCGTCCACCGGATCGGCTTCGAGGCCGACCCCCTGCTGGACGACGAGTTCCTCCACGAGCCGCCCTCGGCGATCGAGGACCCGGCCGCCCTGCGCCGCGACCTCTGGCTGGCGCTGCCGCTCGCCGCCCTGCTCATGGTCCTCGGCATGTTCGGGCCCATGGACCTGCGCTGGGGACTCGTTCAGGGGATCCTGGCCACGGTGGTGCTGGCCTGGCCCGGCCGCCGCTTCTTTCGCCGCGCCTGGCAGCTCGCCCGCCACCGGCAGAGCGCCATGGAGACCCTGATCGCTCTCGGCACCGGCGCCGCCTGGCTGAGCTCCTGGACCAGCCTGCTGCTCGGCGCGCAGCAGGGCGGGCACGCCAGCCACCTCTACTTCGAGAGCGCGGGGGTGATCATCGCCCTCGTCCTGCTCGGCCGGAGCCTGGAGGGCGGCGCCCGCGACCGCGCCGCCGACTCCCTGCGCGAGCTGGCGCGCCTGCTGCCCGAGCGCGCGCTCCGGGTCAACGACGAGGGCGGCGAGGAGGAGGTTCCCACGGGCGCCGTGCGCCCAGGCGACCGCCTGCGCGTGCAGGCCGGCAGCAAGGTGCCGGTCGACGGCAGCGTCATCCTCGGCGAGGGAGCACTCGACGAGTCCATGCTCACGGGGGAGAGTCGCCAGGTGCGCCGTCAGATCGGCGAGGCGGTGACCGCGGGCACGCTGCTCGTCGACGGCTCCTTCGAGATGCGCGTCGGCGCGGTGGGGGAGCAGACCGTCCTCGCCGGCATCCTCCGCCTGGTGCGCGACGCCCAGGCCTCGAAGGCGCCCGTGCAGCGGCTGGCCGACCGGGTCGCCGGCATCTTCGTGCCGATCGTGCTCGGCCTCGCCCTGCTCACCGTGCTGCTGCACTTCGCGATCGCGCCCGAGCTGGGGGCCGTGCAGATCCTGATGCGGGGCGTCGCGGTGCTGATCATCGCCTGTCCCTGCGCGCTCGGGCTCGCCACACCGACGGCCATCCTCGTCGGCAGCGGCCTCGCCGCTCGGCACGGCATCCTCTTTCGCGAGGCCGCCAGCCTGGAGCGCTTGCAGGCCGTGCGCATCCTGGCGATGGACAAGACGGGCACGATCACCCGCGGCCGGCCGCAGGTGGCGCGCTTCCTGCCCGTGGGCACCGAGCCGCGGGAGCAGCTGCTGCGCTTCGTCGCCGCGGCCGAGAGCGCCGTCAGCCATCCCATCGCCCAGGCCCTGCGCGACTACTGCCGGGAGCGCAGCGAGGGGACCGCCTTCGCCCTGGCCGTGGTCTCGCGCCCGGGCGGCGGCCTGCGCGCGGAGATCTCGGGCAAGCAGCTCGTGGTCGGCGCGCCCTGGTTTCTCGAGAGCGAAGGCATCGATCTCTCCGAGTCCGGCGAGCTGCTCGGCGAGCTGGAGGAGAGCGGTCTGACGCCGGTGCTGGCAGCGCTCGAGGGCCGCCTCGAGGCCGCGTTCGGCCTCGAGGACGCCCTGCGGCCGGAGGTGCCGGCCCTCGTCGCGCAGCTCAAGGCGCTGGGCATCGAGCCGCTGCTGCTGTCCGGGGATCGCCCCGAGGCGGTGCGGCGCGCGGCCGCCCAGGCGGGCATCGAGCGCTTCGCCGCCGGCCTGCGCCCCGATCAGAAGGCGCGGCGCCTGCGGGAGGCCTCGCCGGAGGGCATCGGCGTCGCCATGCTCGGCGACGGCGTCAACGACGCACCGGCGCTCGCCGCCGCCGAGGTCGGCATCGCCCTGGCGAGCGGCAGCGATCTCGCCATGGCCAGCGCGCCGGTGACACTGGTGCACGGTCACCTCGGCCGCGTGCTCGACGCCTTCCGCCTCTCCGCGCGCACCCTGCGCACCATCCGCGAGAACCTCTTCTGGGCCTTCGTCTACAACGTGCTCGCGATTCCCCTGGCCGCATTCGGCGTCCTGAACCCGATGATCGCCGCCGCCGCGATGGCGGCGAGCAGCCTCTTCGTCGTTTCCAACAGCCTGCGGCTGCGCGCCTTCAGCTTCGGCAAGGGGCGCTGA
- a CDS encoding MogA/MoaB family molybdenum cofactor biosynthesis protein: MSSSQRPPDAASGRQQHRREGPRALGVALITVSDSRSGASDHSGALAERLLLAAGHHLVARHLVPDDPERIEGAVLGALATVDCSAVILTGGTGVSPRDRTPEVLAGLWERELPGFGEFFRRLSWEEIGSAAMLSRACAGLREGRLLVALPGAPAAVRLGLERLLLPELGHLVGQLRRVEGAQREGRPLDEEPA; the protein is encoded by the coding sequence ATGAGCAGCAGCCAGAGGCCGCCGGACGCGGCCTCCGGGCGCCAGCAGCACCGCCGCGAGGGTCCGCGGGCCCTGGGCGTGGCGCTGATCACGGTGAGCGACAGCCGCAGTGGCGCCAGCGATCACTCGGGTGCGCTCGCCGAACGCCTGCTCCTCGCGGCGGGCCACCACCTCGTCGCGCGCCATCTCGTTCCCGACGACCCGGAGCGCATCGAGGGCGCCGTGCTCGGCGCCCTCGCCACGGTGGACTGCAGCGCCGTCATCCTGACCGGCGGCACGGGCGTCAGCCCGCGCGACCGCACACCCGAGGTGCTCGCCGGACTCTGGGAGCGGGAGCTGCCGGGCTTCGGCGAATTCTTCCGGCGCCTGAGCTGGGAGGAGATCGGATCCGCGGCGATGCTCAGCCGCGCCTGCGCCGGCCTGCGCGAGGGACGCCTGCTCGTCGCGCTGCCCGGCGCGCCGGCGGCCGTGCGTCTCGGGCTCGAGCGCCTGCTCCTGCCCGAGTTGGGGCATCTCGTCGGCCAGTTGCGCCGCGTCGAGGGCGCGCAAAGGGAAGGCCGGCCCCTCGATGAGGAGCCGGCCTAG
- a CDS encoding DUF3570 domain-containing protein has translation MPRWRSTTTPSTRRSTSTSTSARRPPAAARASEVAAVAATRPISGALAAACALAGVSAPSRAVEVETAVMVYSEADRVAALEPVIRMTHALSPTRTLGLKLVLDTLTGASPNGAVPSTQAQTFTRPSGNSSYTAPPNTTPLDDAFSDRRGELDLSLEQRYGLLTRASYGVHGSVEQDYLSGGASLVIKREYDRRNRLLTLGLSVGFDSVRPQGGAPAALTEMAAPGEGEDDDLREDDEGEGGGSELKTTADLLLGLTQIVDRSTVLQLNYSACRASGYLSDPYKFVSVVQSGLGTAPGEPLRQLYEGRPDTRLKQSLYGRVKRHLGRDILDLSYRYLWDDWGIRSQTAELHYHLRAWEALGIEPQLRWYTQTAADFYRHSLVDGEVLPADASADPRLAALTAWTYGLKLRHRLASGHELSLRGELYRQGGEDHPADAIGQLRRQDLFPDLEAFMIQLAYRFDFTP, from the coding sequence ATCCCGAGATGGCGCTCGACCACGACGCCATCGACCAGGCGCTCGACGAGCACATCTACTTCAGCAAGGAGGCCTCCAGCGGCGGCCAGGGCTTCGGAGGTGGCGGCTGTGGCTGCAACTAGGCCGATCAGCGGCGCGCTCGCTGCGGCCTGCGCGCTCGCCGGCGTCAGTGCTCCCTCGCGCGCCGTGGAAGTCGAGACCGCCGTCATGGTCTACAGCGAGGCCGATCGCGTGGCCGCGCTCGAGCCGGTCATCCGGATGACGCACGCGCTCTCACCGACCCGCACGCTCGGCCTCAAGCTCGTGCTCGACACGCTGACGGGCGCCTCGCCCAACGGCGCCGTGCCGAGCACGCAGGCGCAGACCTTCACGCGGCCCTCGGGCAACAGCAGCTACACGGCGCCGCCGAACACCACGCCGCTCGACGACGCCTTCAGCGACCGGCGCGGCGAGCTCGATCTCAGTCTCGAGCAGCGCTACGGGCTCCTCACGCGCGCGAGTTACGGCGTGCACGGCTCGGTCGAGCAGGACTACCTCTCCGGCGGCGCCAGTCTCGTCATCAAGCGCGAGTACGATCGGCGCAATCGCCTGCTCACGCTCGGCCTCTCGGTCGGCTTCGACAGCGTGCGGCCGCAGGGGGGGGCGCCCGCTGCCCTCACCGAGATGGCGGCGCCCGGCGAGGGCGAGGACGATGATCTGCGCGAGGACGACGAGGGCGAGGGCGGCGGCAGCGAGCTGAAGACGACCGCCGACCTCCTGCTCGGGCTCACGCAGATCGTCGACCGGAGCACGGTGCTGCAGCTCAACTACTCGGCGTGCCGGGCGAGCGGCTACCTGAGCGATCCCTACAAGTTCGTCAGCGTGGTCCAGTCCGGGCTGGGCACGGCGCCGGGCGAACCCCTGCGGCAGCTCTACGAGGGCCGACCCGACACGCGGCTCAAGCAGAGCCTCTACGGGCGGGTGAAGCGGCACCTGGGCCGGGACATCCTCGATCTCTCGTACCGCTACCTCTGGGACGATTGGGGCATCCGTTCCCAGACCGCCGAGCTGCACTACCACCTGCGCGCCTGGGAAGCGCTGGGCATCGAGCCGCAGTTGCGGTGGTACACGCAGACGGCGGCCGATTTCTATCGGCACAGCCTGGTCGACGGCGAGGTGCTGCCGGCCGACGCCTCCGCCGACCCGCGCCTGGCCGCCCTCACGGCCTGGACCTACGGTCTCAAGCTGCGGCACCGGCTCGCGAGCGGCCACGAGCTCAGCCTGCGCGGTGAACTCTACCGGCAGGGTGGCGAGGACCATCCCGCCGACGCCATCGGCCAGCTCCGCCGGCAGGACCTCTTCCCCGACCTCGAGGCCTTCATGATCCAGCTGGCCTACCGCTTCGACTTCACGCCCTGA
- a CDS encoding ParA family protein: MGRSVAVVCPKGGVGKTTIAVNLAATLAEKGKRCLLVGIDPQCGIVSCFGKSRFDIDNGLLDFFDLEGDPGAAIQPSGTANLDFITSNVWSREEERELQDGAQRFPERLAAQVERLKRSYDCVLLDCPPNLGALTSAALQAADDFLVPLQAEELAYRALPRLFDGLDEMRRQGRRIPGLLGIVLNLVDPRTRLAADVVARVREEYAGQVFTTVIPRSVRLAEVAKRGRPVNQFNRSGLAATAFGELADELLGAFAAGQGSLKAAVVDELQALGLGSAEFSLTPPVPVKARALEGAAALVGDPDPAEADWALEAAPEEGFEREDDERFVSLEDVLAGEDDDGSGNHRPSLDDYDGGSEDDYYH, from the coding sequence ATGGGACGGAGTGTCGCCGTTGTTTGCCCCAAGGGCGGGGTCGGCAAGACGACCATCGCGGTCAACCTGGCGGCGACCCTCGCCGAGAAGGGGAAGCGCTGCCTGCTCGTGGGCATCGACCCACAGTGCGGGATCGTCAGCTGCTTCGGCAAGAGCCGCTTCGACATCGACAACGGTCTGCTCGACTTCTTCGATCTCGAGGGCGATCCCGGCGCCGCGATCCAGCCAAGCGGAACGGCGAACCTGGACTTCATCACGAGCAACGTCTGGTCGCGCGAGGAAGAGCGCGAGCTGCAGGATGGCGCGCAGCGCTTTCCCGAGCGCCTCGCGGCGCAGGTCGAGCGACTCAAGCGCAGCTACGATTGCGTGCTGCTCGATTGCCCGCCGAACCTCGGTGCGCTCACGAGCGCCGCGCTCCAGGCTGCCGACGACTTCCTCGTGCCGCTGCAGGCCGAGGAGCTGGCCTATCGCGCCCTGCCGCGTCTCTTCGACGGGCTCGATGAGATGCGCCGCCAGGGCCGGCGCATCCCCGGCCTACTCGGCATCGTGCTCAATCTCGTCGACCCGCGCACGCGTCTGGCCGCCGATGTCGTCGCTCGCGTGCGCGAGGAGTACGCGGGTCAGGTGTTCACGACGGTCATCCCCCGCAGCGTGCGCCTGGCCGAGGTGGCCAAGCGCGGGCGACCCGTGAACCAGTTCAACCGCAGCGGCTTGGCGGCGACGGCCTTCGGCGAGTTGGCCGACGAGCTGCTCGGCGCCTTCGCCGCCGGCCAGGGCAGCCTGAAAGCGGCCGTCGTCGACGAGCTGCAGGCGCTCGGCCTGGGCAGCGCGGAGTTCTCGCTGACGCCGCCGGTGCCGGTGAAGGCGCGCGCCCTGGAGGGCGCCGCGGCCCTGGTCGGCGATCCCGATCCCGCCGAGGCCGACTGGGCGCTCGAGGCCGCACCCGAGGAGGGGTTCGAGCGCGAGGACGATGAGCGCTTCGTTTCCCTCGAAGATGTCCTCGCCGGCGAGGACGACGACGGCAGCGGCAACCACCGTCCCAGCCTCGACGACTACGACGGCGGCAGCGAGGACGACTACTACCACTAG
- a CDS encoding 2-ketoisovalerate ferredoxin oxidoreductase, with protein sequence MAKKILERPKGFYAEFERKPGDKGATHYCPGCGHGNIHKLIAEAIEDLELQDRMIMVSPVGCSVFVYYYFATGNIQVAHGRAPAVATALKRANPHAIVVCYQGDGDLAAIGGNEILQAANRGEHLTVFFVNNAIYGMTGGQLAPTSLPGMKTTTTPYGRDIHNEGPPMKMAEFLANLEGPTYIERTALWDNKAISNTRRAIRNALRCQMEGRGFSMVEILSACPSGWKVDPAHQSEWMKENMGPFFPLGITKDLREQREPWFREKIAVEDEALLAALDLALAEPKRLPSALRDPRYANPSIKLAGFGGQGILSAGAMIANAGMEQGFHTSWIPSYGPEMRGGTAYCFVCINAEPIGSPTVTHPDVLMAFNRPSLEKFAADLHPGALLMYDSTIIDVPPKRGDIEALAVPATQMAEDLGNTRMANTIMVGAYLAKSGILSLAAMEQTLPLALKRKNLIEANAKALGVGFAFAKDR encoded by the coding sequence ATGGCCAAGAAGATCCTGGAGCGGCCCAAGGGCTTCTACGCGGAATTCGAGCGCAAGCCGGGCGACAAGGGCGCGACGCACTACTGCCCCGGCTGCGGCCACGGCAACATCCACAAGCTGATCGCCGAGGCCATCGAGGATCTGGAGCTCCAGGACCGGATGATCATGGTCAGCCCGGTCGGCTGCTCGGTCTTCGTCTACTACTACTTCGCCACGGGCAACATCCAGGTCGCGCACGGGCGGGCGCCGGCGGTGGCCACCGCGCTCAAGCGCGCCAACCCGCACGCGATCGTCGTCTGCTACCAGGGCGACGGCGACCTGGCGGCGATCGGCGGCAACGAGATTCTCCAGGCCGCCAACCGTGGCGAACACCTGACCGTGTTCTTCGTGAACAACGCCATCTACGGGATGACGGGCGGCCAGTTGGCGCCGACCTCGCTGCCCGGCATGAAGACGACCACCACGCCCTACGGTCGCGACATCCACAACGAGGGCCCGCCGATGAAGATGGCCGAGTTCTTGGCCAACCTGGAGGGCCCCACCTACATCGAGCGCACGGCACTCTGGGACAACAAGGCGATCTCGAACACGCGCCGGGCCATCCGCAACGCCCTGCGCTGTCAGATGGAGGGGCGCGGCTTCTCGATGGTCGAGATCCTCAGTGCCTGCCCGTCGGGCTGGAAGGTCGATCCCGCCCATCAGTCCGAGTGGATGAAGGAGAACATGGGGCCCTTCTTCCCGCTCGGCATCACGAAGGACCTGCGCGAGCAGCGCGAACCCTGGTTCCGCGAGAAGATCGCCGTCGAGGACGAAGCGCTGCTCGCGGCGCTCGACCTCGCGCTGGCCGAACCCAAGCGCCTGCCGAGCGCGCTGCGGGATCCGCGCTACGCGAACCCGAGCATCAAGCTGGCCGGCTTCGGCGGTCAGGGCATCCTCTCGGCCGGGGCGATGATCGCCAACGCCGGCATGGAGCAGGGCTTCCACACGAGCTGGATCCCGAGCTACGGCCCTGAGATGCGCGGCGGCACCGCCTACTGCTTCGTCTGCATCAACGCGGAGCCGATCGGCAGCCCTACCGTGACACACCCGGACGTGTTGATGGCCTTCAATCGGCCCAGCCTGGAGAAGTTCGCGGCGGACCTGCACCCGGGCGCGCTGCTCATGTACGACTCGACGATCATCGACGTGCCGCCCAAGCGCGGCGACATCGAAGCGCTCGCCGTGCCGGCCACGCAGATGGCCGAGGATCTCGGCAACACGCGCATGGCGAACACGATCATGGTCGGCGCCTACCTGGCGAAGTCGGGCATCCTCAGTCTGGCGGCCATGGAGCAGACGCTGCCGCTCGCGCTCAAGCGCAAGAACCTGATCGAGGCGAATGCCAAGGCGCTCGGCGTCGGCTTCGCGTTCGCGAAGGATCGCTAG
- the vorB gene encoding 3-methyl-2-oxobutanoate dehydrogenase subunit VorB, with amino-acid sequence MAKEFIKGNDAIVKAALLAGCESFYGYPITPASEIAHAAAKYFPRVGRTFLQAESEIGSIQMVYGAAAAGERTMTASSGPGMSLKQEGLSYLAGSELPCVVVDIMRGGPGLGNIAPEQSDYFQAVKGGGHGNYKLIVLAPNSAQEMCDLTIRAFELADRYRNPALILADGYIGQMMEPVEFPPPVKGLPAKPWALRGEKISDANLINSIFLDPDELESHNRHLQAKYALIAEREVMVEEYHTGDADFVLVGYGIVSRILRSVVERGRADGHRLGLLRPITLCPYPSVRVAELAGRVKGFLVCELSNGQMVEDIRLAVEGRVPVHFYGRMGGNVPTVEEIYAVVKGQLSVTATA; translated from the coding sequence GTGGCCAAGGAGTTCATCAAGGGCAACGATGCCATCGTCAAGGCCGCGCTCCTCGCCGGCTGCGAGTCCTTCTACGGTTACCCGATCACGCCGGCCAGCGAGATCGCCCACGCGGCGGCCAAGTACTTCCCGCGCGTCGGGCGCACCTTCCTGCAGGCCGAGAGCGAGATCGGCTCCATCCAGATGGTCTACGGCGCCGCCGCGGCCGGCGAGCGCACGATGACCGCCTCCTCGGGCCCCGGCATGAGCCTCAAGCAGGAGGGCCTGAGCTACCTGGCCGGCAGCGAACTGCCCTGCGTCGTCGTCGACATCATGCGCGGCGGTCCGGGGCTGGGCAACATCGCCCCCGAGCAGAGCGATTACTTCCAGGCGGTCAAGGGCGGCGGACACGGCAACTACAAGCTGATCGTACTCGCCCCCAACAGCGCTCAGGAGATGTGCGACCTGACGATCAGGGCCTTCGAACTCGCGGATCGCTACCGCAACCCGGCGCTGATCCTCGCCGACGGCTACATCGGCCAGATGATGGAGCCCGTCGAGTTTCCGCCGCCGGTGAAGGGCCTGCCCGCGAAGCCCTGGGCGCTCCGGGGCGAGAAGATCAGCGACGCGAACCTGATCAACTCGATCTTCCTGGATCCGGACGAGCTGGAGAGCCACAACCGGCACTTGCAGGCGAAGTACGCGCTGATCGCCGAGCGCGAGGTGATGGTCGAGGAGTACCACACGGGCGACGCCGACTTCGTGCTCGTCGGCTACGGGATCGTCAGCCGCATCCTGCGCTCGGTGGTCGAGCGCGGGCGCGCCGACGGCCATCGCCTCGGCCTCCTGCGGCCGATCACACTCTGCCCCTATCCGAGCGTCCGCGTCGCGGAGCTGGCAGGCCGGGTGAAGGGCTTCCTGGTCTGCGAACTGTCCAACGGTCAGATGGTCGAGGACATCCGCCTCGCCGTCGAGGGGCGGGTGCCGGTGCACTTCTACGGCCGCATGGGCGGCAACGTGCCGACGGTCGAGGAGATCTACGCCGTGGTGAAGGGCCAGCTGTCCGTCACCGCCACCGCCTGA